The Rhodothermus marinus DSM 4252 DNA segment GCCTTCAGATCCCAGTAGGTGGCCGGGACGAACGCAATGCGTTCTTTCTCGCGCAGCACGAGCAGCCGCACGGCCGCGCTCTGGACGCGTCCGGCCGACAGCCGCGGTGCAATCTTGCGCCAGAGCACGGGCGAGACCAGATAGCCCACCAGGCGGTCCAGAATGCGCCGGGCTTCCTGCGCCTCGACCAGGTTGTGGTCGATGTCGCGCGGATTGCGCAGCGCCTGCTCGATCGCCTCCCGCGTGATCTCGTGGAAGACCATGCGGCGGACCGGCACCTTCGGTTTGAGCACCTCGACCAGGTGCCAGCCGATGGATTCGCCCTCGCGGTCTTCGTCGGTGGCGATGTACAGCTCGTCGGCTTCCTTGAGCGCCTCTTTGAGCTGCTGCACCACCTTCCGCTTGTCGCGCGGGATCACGTAAAGCGGCTCGAAGTCACGATCGATGCGCACGCCCAGCCGCGCCCACTCCTCGTGCTTCAGGTGGGCAGGCACTTCGGCCGCCGAGGCCGGCAGGTCGCGGATGTGTCCCATGCTGGCCTCGACGCGGAAGCCGTCCTTCGGCAGAAAATTGCGGATGGTGCGTGCTTTCGTCGGCGACTCGACAACGACCAGGCGCTTCATAACGATCGGGCTGCTTCCGTACAAAAAACCGCCCGGCTATCGGGCCGGGCGGGCAGTCTCACGCCTACCGGCAGGCAACGTTCCAGGCAGGCTCCGGGCCGGCGTGGCATAAAAAGGGGACCGGCCGAAACCGGTCCCCTGCGGTGCCTGCTGCGTGCGGTTACGATTCGGTCGCGACCGCCTCGCGGCTGCCGTCGCCGGCCGCCTCGATACCGGAAGGCGGCGCATTGTAGTAGCGCCGGTATTCTTCGAGCGTGAAGGCATCGACCTGGATGGCATCCCAGCGGGCCGCTTCGGCCTCCTGGATGATGCTGGCCTCTTCGGCCGTGATGATGCCTTTTTCGACGGCCTGGCGCACGAGCTGCTCCGGCCGCGCTCTGGGCAGCTCGCCCCGTTTGACGGCCGCGTAGATCTTCCTGAGCAGCTCGTCCTCCTGGTAGGCCAGCCGGAAGGCCCGTTCCAGGCGACCGAGCGCTTCGTTCGGATCGGACGGCACGTACATGCCGGCCGTCATACGCTCCCGCTGCTCGCCCGGCGTCAGCATGAGCTGAGCCACCCGATGCCCCAGCCGGTCCGAAGGCGGCGCGCTCAGGCGGTTCAGACGCGACCACCAGGCGGCCGGCCCGCGCAGGAACCAGGTCAGCCCCGGAATGCGCAGGTTGTCGAAAAGACCGTCGAAGGCCTGCTGCATCCGGTGGAAGGCATACTGCATGGCCCAGTCGAAGAACGGCCGGTCTTCCTCGCGCCGGCCCTCGGCCTCGAAGCGCCGCATGGTGGCCGTGGCCAGGTACATCCAGGAGAAGATGTCGGCAAAGCGGCCCGTCAGCTTCTCCTTGCGCTTCAGGTTGCCGCCCAGCGCGGCCATGGCCAGATCGGCCAGAAAGGCGAACGAAGCCGAGGCCCAGGCCAGCTTCCGGGCATAGCGGGCGGCCGGACCCGAGACGCCCGTGCGCGCCAGGCGTCCGCGCGACAGGCTCAGCAGCAGCGCCCGGGCACCGTTGCGCACCACCAGGCCGACGTGCTTCCAGAAGGCGTCGTCGAACGCCTGCACGTCGCCGCGCTCCAGCGCCGAGATCTCCTTGAAGGCGTAGGGATGGCAGCGGATGGCCCCCTGCCCGAAGATCATCAGCGTGCGCGTCAGGATGTTGGCGCCCTCGACGGTGATGCCGATCGGCGCGGCGATGTAGCCATGGGCCAGCAGGTTGCGCGGTCCGCGCGAAATGCCGTTGCCGCCCAGGATGTCCATGCCGTCGTTGATGGCCTGCCGCCCCAGCTCGGTCGTGTTGTACTTCATGATGGCCGAGACGACGGCCGGCTTGGCGCCCCGATCCAGGCCACCGCACGTGTAGACGCGCCCGGCCTCGACCAGATAGTTGAAGCCGCCGATGCGTGCCAGCGGCTCTTCGATGCCCTCGAACATGCCGATGGGCAGCCCGAACTGACGCCGCACGCGGGCATGCGCCGAAGCAACGCGGTAGATCAGCTTCAGACCGCCCGCCGACGAAGCCGGCAGCGAAATACCACGCCCGGCCGCCAGCGACTCCATGAGCATGCGCCAGCCCTTGCCGGCCCACTCCGGTCCGCCGATGATCGCATCGATGGGCACCACGACGTCGTGGCCTTCCACCGGGCAGTTGTAGAAGGGCACGCCCAGCGGATCATGCCGCATGCCCAGCTTGACGCCCGGCGTATTGGTCGGAATCAGCGCGCACGTGATGCCCAGATCCTCCCCTTTACCCAGCAGGTTGTCCGGGTCCCGGAGCTTGAAGGCCAGCCCCAGCACCGTCGCAATGGCGGCCAGCGTGATGTAGCGCTTCTGGAAGTTCAGCCGGATGTAGAGCTTGCCGTCCTCGCCCCGGAATACGACACCGCTGGCCTGGATGGCTCCGGCATCGGACCCGGCCCCGGGCTCGGTCAGCGCGAAGGCCGGGATCTCCTCGCCCCGGGCCAGACGGGGCAGGTAGTAGTCGCGCTGTTCCTGCGTGCCGTAGTGGATGAGCAGCTCGGCCGGGCCCAGCGAGTTGGGCACCATGACCGTCGTGGCCAGCGGCCCGCAGCGCGACGACAGCTTCTGGACGACGGCACTGTTGGCCAGCGACGAAAAGCCCAGCCCGCCGTACTCTTTCGGGATGATGATGCCCAGGAAGCCTTTCTCCCGGATGAACTGCCACACCTCCGGCGGCAGATCACGCCGACGCCAGACCTCCCAGTCATCCACCATCCGGCATAGTTCCTCGACGGGCCCTTCCAGAAAGGCCCGTTCCTCGTCGGTAAGCGACGGGTAGTTCGTTTCGCGAAGCAGCCGGTCGAAGTTCGGCTTGCCGGCAAACAGCTCGCCTTCGACCCAGACGGTACCGGCTTCGATGGCCGTGCGCTCGGTATCGGAGATCTTCGGCAGAAAGCCAGACGCCCGCATGAAAGCCATGAGCGGCCCGGAGACGAGCGTCCGCCGCAGCGGCTTCAGGTTGAAGACCACGGCCAGCACGCCGAAGACCACCCAGAGCCAGAGCGGCGCGCCCACCCCGTAGAGCACCACGGCTGCGGCCAGCGTCCAGAGCCCGAGCGGCGCGCCCGTGAACGCCAGAGCCAGCGCCACCACAAGCACGCCGAGCACGATCCAGCCGGCGCCTACAGGGTCCAGAAAGTGATAAAACGGCAGGTTCATGATCCCCTCCGTTGTATGGTTGGCGGTTATCGCCTCAGCGTTGCAGGTTTTCGATAATACCGGCGGCGCCCATGCCACCACCCACGCACATCGTGCAGAGGCCGTAGCGGCCACCCCGCCGCCGCAGCTCGTACAGCAGCGTGGCGGTCAGCTTGGCGCCCGTGCAACCGAGCGGATGGCCCAGCGCGATGGCGCCGCCGTTCACGTTCACCTTCTCCTCGTCGAGCCCCACCTCCCGGATGACGGCCAGCGCCTGCGCGGCAAAGGCTTCGTTCAATTCGATCAGATCGATGTCGTCGAGCGTCAATCCGGTCTGCCTGAGCACCTTGCGAATGGCTTCGACAGGCCCGATGCCCATGATCTCGGGCGACACGCCGGCCAGTGCAAAGCCGATAAGCCGCCCCATGGGCTCGACGCCCAGCTCCCGCACCATGCGCTCGCTCATCACCACGGCCGCGGCCGCCCCGTCCGACTTCTGCGAGGCGTTGCCCGCCGTCACGGTCCCGTTCACCTTGAAGACGGGCCGCAGGGCGGCCAGCGCCTCCAGGTTCGTGTCGCGGCGCGGCCCTTCGTCCACGCGGAATTCCTTCTCGACGGTGCGCGTCTGGCCGTTCTCGTAGATCACCTCGCGCACCGGGACGGGCACGATCTCTTCGTCGAATTTGCCGCTGTCGATCGCCTCGATGGCCCGCTGGTGCGAACGCAACGCGAAGCGGTCGGCCTCCTCACGGGTGATGCCGTAGCGTTCGGCCACGTTCTCGGCGGTCAGTCCCATCGACAGGTACACGTCGATGTCGCGTTCGACCAGCTCGGGATCGGGCTGGAAGAAAAAGCCGGTCATGGGCACCTGGCTCATCGACTCGGTGCCGCCCGCCACGATCACGTCGGCGTGCCCGGCCATGATGGCCTGCGTCGCCATGGCGATGGTCTGCAGCCCCGACGAGCAGAAGCGGTTGACGGTGGCACCGGGCACGCTGTCGGGCAGGCCGGCCTTCTGGGCCACGATCCGGCCCATGTTCATGCCCTGGGGCCCTTCGGGAAAGGCGCACCCCATGATCACGTCGTCGATCAATTCGGGCTCCAGCCCTTTCACGCGCCGGACGGCCTCGCGCACGGCGATGGCGCCCAGCATTTCGGGACGCACGTTGCGCAGCGATCCTTTGTCGGCCTTGCCGACGGCCGTGCGCACAATGCTGACGATGTATGCTCCGTTAGCCTGCATGGCGGTTGTCTTTTTCGGTTTCGGGGTTCAGTTACGCAGCGGTTTGTTGGTCTGCAGCAGGTGCATGATGCGCTCCTGCGTCTTGGGCTGCCCCAGCAGGTGCAGGAAGACCTCACGCTCGAGCGCCAGCAGATAGTCCTCGGAGACTTCCTGCGGATGGGTCAGATTGCCGCCCGTCATCACGTAGGCGAGCTTCGAAGCCAGATACTGGTCGTATTCGGTGATGAAGCCACCTTTGCGGTACTGATCGACGCCCACCATGAGCGCCGCGTAGCCCGGTTTGCCCAGCACTTTGACGCGGGTGGGCTTCGTCGGTGGCTGGTAGCCCTGCTCCGAAAGCCGGAGCACTTCCTGCTTGGCCACGAAGAGCCGCCGGTCTTCGTGCATGACGATGCGGGCGTGCGGCGGCAGGAAGCCCATGGCCTGGGCCTGACGGGCGCTGGTGGCCACCTGCGCCATCGCGACGGTTTCGAAGTACTTCTGAATCCAGGGCAGAATCTCGCTGGGATGGCCGTGCGGCGCCTGCTCGGCCGCCTTCACCACCAGCCGTGTGGTGCCCGTGCCGGCCGGAATCAGCCCCACGCCCAGCTCCACCAGTCCCAGATAGCTTTCGGCGGCGGCCACCGGGTTCGGGCAGGCCATCACCATCTCGCAGCCCCCGCCCAGCGCCCGCTGGTGCACAGCCACCACGACGGGCTTCGTGGCGTAGCGAATGCGCTGCATCACCTCCTGGAATTTCTCCAGGAAGGTCTCCAGCAGCTTGAACTCCTGCTGTGCCACGGCCATAACCGCCTCGCCCAGGTTGGCCCCCACCGAGAAGTGCCGCCCTTCGTTGCCGATGACCATGCCCCGGATGTTCGGGTCGCTTTCGACGCGGTCGAGCACCTCCAGCAGGCCCTCCATCACCCACTGCCCCAGCGCGTTCGCCTTCGAGCGAAACTCGTAGAGCACCACGCCATCGCCCAGGTCGAGCAGTGCGGCCTCGGCGTTCTGCCAGAGCGTGCGCTTCGGGTCGGCTTTGATCACGGCCAGCCGGATCTCGTCGGCCGGGATCGGATCGTCCACGTAGCGACCTTCGACGGGATAATAGACCTGCGGCCGGCCATCTTCCTGACGATAGAAGGACGTGGCGCCCTTCTTCGGCATCTCCTCCACCCAGGCAGGCAGCGCATAGCCCAGCTTGCGGCAGCCCTCCACCACCTGCTCGAAGCCGAGCGCATCCCAGATCTCGAAGGGGCCCAGCTCCCAGCCGAAGCCCCAGCGGATGGCGCGGTCCACGTTGGCCGGGTTGTCCGTGATCTCCGGAATGCGACGGGCCGCGTAGGCCAGCAGGTCCAGCGTGGTCGTGCGGAAGAACTCGCCGGCCCGCCCCTCGTCGGCAAAGAGCGCCCGCAGCCGCTCCTTCAGATCCGGGATCGACTTGATACGGTCCAGATCGCCCAGGTTGAGCGGCCGCGGCGGCTCGTACTGGCCGGTTTCGGGATTGATCGACTTGATGACGCCGTCCTCTTTCTTGTAAAAACCGGCCCCGGTCTTCTGACCGAGCGCGCCTTTTTCGACAAGCGTCTCCAGAATCTTCGGCGGTCTGAAGGCCTCGCGGCTCTCGTCGTTGGTGGCCTTTTCATACAGGTTACGGGCCACGTCGAGCATGACGTCGAGCCCCACCACGTCGGCCGTGCGGAAGGTGGCCGACTTGGGCCGTCCCACGAGCGTGCCCGTGAGCGCGTCGATCTCCTCAATCGTGTAGCGTCCCTGTTCGAAGAGCGCGATCACCCGCATCATGCCATAGACGCCGATGCGGTTGCCGATGAAATAGGGCACGTCGTTGGCCACCACGATCCCTTTGCCCAGGTAAAAGCGGCCGAACCAGGCCACGCGGGCCAGCACCTCGGGATCGGTGTCGGCCGTGGGGATCAGCTCGAGCAGTTTCAGATAGCGGGGCGGATTGAAGAAGTGCGTGCCCAGAAACCGCCGCCGGAACGCCTCGGAGCGCCCTTCGGCGATCTCCCGGATGGGCAGACCGCTCGTGTTCGTCGAGATGATCGCGTCCTCGCGGGCCGCCTCCTCCACCCGCGCCATCACCTGGCGTTTGATGTCGAGCCGTTCGACGACGGCCTCGATGACCCAGTCGGCCTCGCCCACCCGGTCGAAGTGCTCGTCGAAGTTGCCCAGCGTGATCCGTTGCTTCGCAGCCTCGTCGAAGAACGGATCGGGCTTCATCTTGAGCGCCTTCTGGAATTGCTGCTCGACGATCGCGTTTTTCGGCCCTTCTTTGGGTGCGATGTCGAGCAGCAGCACCTCAACGCCCGCATTGGCCAGGTGGGCGGCGATCTGTGCACCCATCGTGCCGGCGCCCAGCACGGCCGCCTTGCGGAACGGCCGGAAGTGCCAGGGCCGCAGCTCCAGCAGATTTCGGGGGGTTACCGTGGTCGTTTCCATGGTGCGTTTTCGTTGTTTTTATTCAGGATTCAGGAGTTGTCGCTTCCTGTGCTTCGGCCTCGGCACCCTCGTAGAGCGCCCGAATCTGGGCCTCGTACTTTTTGTAGAGCGCCGAGCGCCGCACTTTGAGCGTGGGCGTCAGCGTGCCTTCTTCGATGGAAAGCCGCTCGGGCACCAGCACAAAGCGCTTGATCGTGGCCCAGGGGTCCATCCCCTCGTTGGCGCGATCGACGATCTGCTGATAGACCTCCAGGATCTTCGGCTCGCGTACCAGCTTTTCGAGCGGCTGGTTGGCGTCGAGCCCGAGCCGCCGCGCCAGCCGTCGAAGCGCTTCCTCATCCGGGAAAATGAGCGCCGCCGTGAACTTGTAACCGGGTCCCACCACGAGCGCCTGCTCGACAAGCGGATCGGCCGTCAGGCGCTGCTCCAGCGGCTGGGGCATCACATACTTGCCCGTCGAGAGCTTGAACAGATCTTTCTTGCGGTCGGTGATAACGAGAAAGCCCTCTTCAGTGAAGTAGCCGATGTCGCCCGTGTGGAACCACCCTTCTTCGTCGATCACCTCGCGTGTGCGCTCCGGGTCTTTGTAATAGCCCAGCATGACGTGGGGGCCGCGCGTGAGAATCTCGCCGTCCTCGGCGATCTTCACCTCCACGCCCGGGATGGGCACCCCCACCGTGCCGGCCCGGTTCAGCTCGGGGCGGTTGTAGGTGATGACCGGGCTCGTCTCGGTCAGGCCGTAGCCCTGCAGGATCGGGATGCCAGCCGCCGCGAAGATGTTGGCCAGTTCGGCCGAAAGGGCCGCCCCGCCCGCAATGATGAAGGCGATGCGCCCGCCCATGGCCTCCCGCCATTTGCGATAGACCAGCCGGTCGGCCACGGCCAGTTGCAGCCGGTAAAGTCCCCGCGGCTCGCGCCCCAGCTCGTAGCGCCGGGCCAGGTCCAGCGCCCAGCGAAAGATCCGCCCCTTCAGGCCGGGCATGGCGGCCGCCCGCTCCACCAGCGCCCCGTAGATCTTCTCGAGCACGCGCGGCACCGTGGCGAACGTCGTGGGCCGCACCTGCCGGAGCGCGTCACGCAGGGCGTCGGGCGTCGTGAAATAGACGCTGGTGGCATAGTACAGGTAGCCGTAGAAGAGCGTCCGGGCGAAAACGTGCGTCAGCGGCAGAAACGACAGGGCCACCTCGCCGTCCGGCCCCGGCCGGTACTGCTTGATCCCGCTGAAGGACGTGAGCGCGTTGAACGAAATGTTCTCGTGGGAGAGCATCACGCCCTTGGGACGCCCCGTCGTGCCGCTCGTGTAGATGATGGTGGCCAGGTCGCCCGGACGGATCTGCGCCCGCAGCCGCGCGATGGCCTCCGGATCGGCCGCCCGGCGCTGCCGCCCTGCTTCCAGCAACTGGGCGAAGGTGTAGAGCGGCCGCCCTTCCACCCGATCCGTGTCCAGCCCGGTCGCGTCGGCCACCACGACGAACTGCACGCCGGGCAGGTCGCGCAGCAGCGGCGCGACGCGTTCGAGCAATGCTCGGTTCGAGACGACGAGCGCCCGGGCCTCGGCATGCTCGATGACGTAATGAATCGACTCGGGCGCGTGCGTCAGGTAGATGGGCACGTCGATCAGGCCACCGATCAGGCAGGCCATGTCGGCCAGGCAGAAGTGGGCGTCGCTTTCCATGTAGAAGGCCACGTGGGCGCCCCGCTCCAGTCCCATCGCATGCAGGCCCAGCGCCAGCGCTTCGGCCTGCTCGGCAAAATCGCGCAGCGAGATGGGCGTCCAGCGCCCCGGTCCGGCCGGTTGATTCAGGAAGGCCGGGTTCTCGTAGCGCGCCAGCGCCTCGTAGAGCACGTCCGGCAGCGTCTTACCGAGCACCGGCGTGCCCGTATCGGGTGGCGCCGTGTAGATGCGTTCGCCCATAGGTATGCCCAAAAAAGCGCTTCCCGTTCGTGCTATTTTGCAGCCATCTGCGGCAGGGCCTCAGGGGCCAGCACCCCGCGCAGCAGCGTCCGAATGGTCGTGTCGATGAAGGCTTCCGGATCGATCCGTACATCCAAACGACGCGCCAGCAGCAACGCCACAGCTCCGTGAAGCGCCGCCCAGGCCGCGCTGGCCGTCACGCGCGGATCCTCGACGGTAAACACGCCCAGCCGACGGCCTTCTTCCAGCGTCTGAATGGAAAGCTCCAGGCCACGACGTGCCCGGCGATATTTTTCCGGCGGGTACCGCTCCATGCGCTCCGGATGCAGCATGAACATGATCTCGTAGTATTCCGGATTGCTGCGCCCGAAGACCACGTAGCGCCGCCAGAGCGCCTCCAACCGGGCCACCGGATCATCGTGACGGGCCGCCTCTTCCCGCAGCTCCTCGTAGAGCAGTCCGAAGCCCTCGTCGATCAACGTGTGCACCAGCGCATCCTTGTTCTGGAAGTACAGGTAGATGGCCGTCGGACTGCAGCCGATCGCCCGCGCAATTTTGCGCATGGAGAGACTCGTGTAGCCCTCAGCCACCAGCAGGTGGCGCGCGGCATCGAGAATACGTCGCCGCAACGTACCGTCCGATCCGGTTTCCGTCATGGTTCTTTGCGCTGGTTAACACTGTTAAGTTAAACAAAAAATGCATTCGCTGTCAAGTTTTTTCGAACTCGGTCGCGCGAAGGCGCCCCCACACCGCGCCGACTCCGGTAGCGTGGAAACGGTCAAAAAAACCGGCGCGGCCCTTTCGAGCCGCGCCGGCTGCCCCACCATGTGTGACCGAGACTTGCGGGGACGTGCCGCAAACGCAAGTCTCCCGGACGTGCTTCTGTGTCTATAGACACCAGCTGAGGACCGTTGTAACCTCCGGGTAGAAAAATTTTTGTCCCGCCCTGCAAAAAAGCCCCGCCCGCCAGCATCGGCGAGCAGGGCCTGCTCATTCCGTGCGGGAGCTGCGCTCAGCTCGAGAAACGCCTGGGGGAGGCAAAGTCGCGCAGAAATTCGACCAGGAGCCGCACGCCGAAGCCCGTGCCGCCTTTCGGGCGGTAGGGTTTGGGTTCCTTCAGGAAGGCCGGCCCGGCCATGTCGATGTGGATCCAGGGATAATCGACGAAGTGTTCCAGGAACTTGGCCGCCGTGATAGAGCCGGCCTCGCGGCCGCCGATGTTCTTCAGGTCGGCCACGTCGCTTTCCAGCAATTTGGCATATTCGTCGTACATGGGCAGCGGGTGGACCCGGTCGCCGCTGCGCTCCCCGGCGGTTACGATGGCCTGCAGGCGCTCTTCGGCGCCTTCCACGTTGTTGGTCATGACGGCGGCCGCCTCGGTGCCCAGCGCAATGACCTGGGCCCCGGTCAGCGTCGCCAGGTCGATGACCAGGATCGGCCGGTAGGTGCGGGCGTACGAGAGCGCATCGGCCAGAATCAGCCGTCCCTCGGCGTCGGTGTTGAGCACCTCGACGGTCTTGCCGGAATGCATCCGGATGACCTCGCCGGGCACGTAGGCATTCTCACCGGGCCGGTTGTCGGTGGCCGGGATCAGCCCCACCACGTAGAGCGGGATTTTCAGGCGGGCCAGCGCCTCCATGGCGCCCACGACGGCGGCCGCCCCGGCCATGTCGGACTTCATGTAGTCCATGCTGTCCTTGGTGGGCTTGAGCGACAGCCCGCCCGTGTCGAAGACCACGCCTTTGCCCACCAGTACGACCGGCCGCTCGTTGAGGGCATTTTCCGGATGCCAGGTGAGCACCGTAAAGGTCGGCGGCTC contains these protein-coding regions:
- a CDS encoding AMP-dependent synthetase/ligase, which encodes MGERIYTAPPDTGTPVLGKTLPDVLYEALARYENPAFLNQPAGPGRWTPISLRDFAEQAEALALGLHAMGLERGAHVAFYMESDAHFCLADMACLIGGLIDVPIYLTHAPESIHYVIEHAEARALVVSNRALLERVAPLLRDLPGVQFVVVADATGLDTDRVEGRPLYTFAQLLEAGRQRRAADPEAIARLRAQIRPGDLATIIYTSGTTGRPKGVMLSHENISFNALTSFSGIKQYRPGPDGEVALSFLPLTHVFARTLFYGYLYYATSVYFTTPDALRDALRQVRPTTFATVPRVLEKIYGALVERAAAMPGLKGRIFRWALDLARRYELGREPRGLYRLQLAVADRLVYRKWREAMGGRIAFIIAGGAALSAELANIFAAAGIPILQGYGLTETSPVITYNRPELNRAGTVGVPIPGVEVKIAEDGEILTRGPHVMLGYYKDPERTREVIDEEGWFHTGDIGYFTEEGFLVITDRKKDLFKLSTGKYVMPQPLEQRLTADPLVEQALVVGPGYKFTAALIFPDEEALRRLARRLGLDANQPLEKLVREPKILEVYQQIVDRANEGMDPWATIKRFVLVPERLSIEEGTLTPTLKVRRSALYKKYEAQIRALYEGAEAEAQEATTPES
- a CDS encoding 3-hydroxyacyl-CoA dehydrogenase/enoyl-CoA hydratase family protein; amino-acid sequence: METTTVTPRNLLELRPWHFRPFRKAAVLGAGTMGAQIAAHLANAGVEVLLLDIAPKEGPKNAIVEQQFQKALKMKPDPFFDEAAKQRITLGNFDEHFDRVGEADWVIEAVVERLDIKRQVMARVEEAAREDAIISTNTSGLPIREIAEGRSEAFRRRFLGTHFFNPPRYLKLLELIPTADTDPEVLARVAWFGRFYLGKGIVVANDVPYFIGNRIGVYGMMRVIALFEQGRYTIEEIDALTGTLVGRPKSATFRTADVVGLDVMLDVARNLYEKATNDESREAFRPPKILETLVEKGALGQKTGAGFYKKEDGVIKSINPETGQYEPPRPLNLGDLDRIKSIPDLKERLRALFADEGRAGEFFRTTTLDLLAYAARRIPEITDNPANVDRAIRWGFGWELGPFEIWDALGFEQVVEGCRKLGYALPAWVEEMPKKGATSFYRQEDGRPQVYYPVEGRYVDDPIPADEIRLAVIKADPKRTLWQNAEAALLDLGDGVVLYEFRSKANALGQWVMEGLLEVLDRVESDPNIRGMVIGNEGRHFSVGANLGEAVMAVAQQEFKLLETFLEKFQEVMQRIRYATKPVVVAVHQRALGGGCEMVMACPNPVAAAESYLGLVELGVGLIPAGTGTTRLVVKAAEQAPHGHPSEILPWIQKYFETVAMAQVATSARQAQAMGFLPPHARIVMHEDRRLFVAKQEVLRLSEQGYQPPTKPTRVKVLGKPGYAALMVGVDQYRKGGFITEYDQYLASKLAYVMTGGNLTHPQEVSEDYLLALEREVFLHLLGQPKTQERIMHLLQTNKPLRN
- a CDS encoding TetR/AcrR family transcriptional regulator → MTETGSDGTLRRRILDAARHLLVAEGYTSLSMRKIARAIGCSPTAIYLYFQNKDALVHTLIDEGFGLLYEELREEAARHDDPVARLEALWRRYVVFGRSNPEYYEIMFMLHPERMERYPPEKYRRARRGLELSIQTLEEGRRLGVFTVEDPRVTASAAWAALHGAVALLLARRLDVRIDPEAFIDTTIRTLLRGVLAPEALPQMAAK
- a CDS encoding leucyl aminopeptidase codes for the protein MKVSVTTIPLDELDIDLLLVPVAEGAVEATLKALSEQFGEIVRRTAADFTGAQDELIWLYPESGRARRLALVGMGPADRVDLERLRRVAARGAELARERKVVTAAIVRPQTSIDPESASQALVEGFMLAAYRFTRYKTDTSELREIERLVIHETGEDEKASRRGAERGRIIAESVMTARDLVNLSPDEKTPTKFARLIEQSAKKYGYEADVWDKALIEEEGMGGLLAVNRGSPEPPTFTVLTWHPENALNERPVVLVGKGVVFDTGGLSLKPTKDSMDYMKSDMAGAAAVVGAMEALARLKIPLYVVGLIPATDNRPGENAYVPGEVIRMHSGKTVEVLNTDAEGRLILADALSYARTYRPILVIDLATLTGAQVIALGTEAAAVMTNNVEGAEERLQAIVTAGERSGDRVHPLPMYDEYAKLLESDVADLKNIGGREAGSITAAKFLEHFVDYPWIHIDMAGPAFLKEPKPYRPKGGTGFGVRLLVEFLRDFASPRRFSS
- a CDS encoding acyl-CoA dehydrogenase — translated: MNLPFYHFLDPVGAGWIVLGVLVVALALAFTGAPLGLWTLAAAVVLYGVGAPLWLWVVFGVLAVVFNLKPLRRTLVSGPLMAFMRASGFLPKISDTERTAIEAGTVWVEGELFAGKPNFDRLLRETNYPSLTDEERAFLEGPVEELCRMVDDWEVWRRRDLPPEVWQFIREKGFLGIIIPKEYGGLGFSSLANSAVVQKLSSRCGPLATTVMVPNSLGPAELLIHYGTQEQRDYYLPRLARGEEIPAFALTEPGAGSDAGAIQASGVVFRGEDGKLYIRLNFQKRYITLAAIATVLGLAFKLRDPDNLLGKGEDLGITCALIPTNTPGVKLGMRHDPLGVPFYNCPVEGHDVVVPIDAIIGGPEWAGKGWRMLMESLAAGRGISLPASSAGGLKLIYRVASAHARVRRQFGLPIGMFEGIEEPLARIGGFNYLVEAGRVYTCGGLDRGAKPAVVSAIMKYNTTELGRQAINDGMDILGGNGISRGPRNLLAHGYIAAPIGITVEGANILTRTLMIFGQGAIRCHPYAFKEISALERGDVQAFDDAFWKHVGLVVRNGARALLLSLSRGRLARTGVSGPAARYARKLAWASASFAFLADLAMAALGGNLKRKEKLTGRFADIFSWMYLATATMRRFEAEGRREEDRPFFDWAMQYAFHRMQQAFDGLFDNLRIPGLTWFLRGPAAWWSRLNRLSAPPSDRLGHRVAQLMLTPGEQRERMTAGMYVPSDPNEALGRLERAFRLAYQEDELLRKIYAAVKRGELPRARPEQLVRQAVEKGIITAEEASIIQEAEAARWDAIQVDAFTLEEYRRYYNAPPSGIEAAGDGSREAVATES
- a CDS encoding thiolase family protein: MQANGAYIVSIVRTAVGKADKGSLRNVRPEMLGAIAVREAVRRVKGLEPELIDDVIMGCAFPEGPQGMNMGRIVAQKAGLPDSVPGATVNRFCSSGLQTIAMATQAIMAGHADVIVAGGTESMSQVPMTGFFFQPDPELVERDIDVYLSMGLTAENVAERYGITREEADRFALRSHQRAIEAIDSGKFDEEIVPVPVREVIYENGQTRTVEKEFRVDEGPRRDTNLEALAALRPVFKVNGTVTAGNASQKSDGAAAAVVMSERMVRELGVEPMGRLIGFALAGVSPEIMGIGPVEAIRKVLRQTGLTLDDIDLIELNEAFAAQALAVIREVGLDEEKVNVNGGAIALGHPLGCTGAKLTATLLYELRRRGGRYGLCTMCVGGGMGAAGIIENLQR